In the Nitrososphaerota archaeon genome, one interval contains:
- a CDS encoding DNA-directed DNA polymerase II small subunit: MNISMVNETSMQEVIAYVIELGYQLTEEAFKLLSETPNPLEIIKETIENIRKKNLDVIFITDKHIEEILKVDKKSSTIPPPKYIEKEIPKIEERKEKKIIRIEEYKTEIDIIKNPGEDLKVVGTIKDFKEYFFNRYQKIKKILSSRPDNFIPISEIKKIKSNEEASTIAMVYDKRETKKAIVLECEDPSGRIKFVAPRTNEDVYLKCEKILIDQVIGLKIKHVNNLFIIQDVIQPDIPIINKGREEMEFPELYVVLISDLHIGNEKFDETAFMNFLKWLKEDDEGKLVKYLIICGDLIDGVGIYPNQEKELKYKSIDLQLEKALQLLSNIPNYINVIIIPGNHDPVRKALPQPAYPKKYIEKFSEKRNFIFLGNPSEIALHKRRFLLYHGQSFDDFIQYIPGLTYSTLKENIDKLLEVIPLTRHLAPVYGGAALTLPLQEDLLVLETIPDILHVGHIHVAGIKKYRGLTIVNSGTFQKQTHYQKGMGLDPTPPSIALLNLRDLSIEIKFFE, from the coding sequence ATGAATATTTCTATGGTAAATGAAACATCGATGCAAGAAGTTATAGCCTATGTAATAGAGTTGGGTTATCAATTAACAGAAGAAGCTTTTAAACTATTAAGCGAAACTCCTAATCCTTTAGAAATTATTAAAGAAACAATTGAAAATATTAGGAAAAAAAATTTAGATGTAATATTTATTACAGATAAGCATATTGAAGAAATTTTAAAAGTTGATAAAAAATCTTCAACTATCCCGCCTCCTAAATATATAGAAAAAGAAATCCCTAAAATTGAGGAGAGAAAAGAAAAGAAAATAATAAGAATTGAAGAATATAAAACTGAAATAGATATAATAAAAAATCCTGGAGAAGATTTAAAAGTTGTCGGTACTATTAAAGATTTTAAAGAATATTTTTTTAATAGATATCAAAAAATAAAAAAGATTCTTAGTTCAAGGCCAGATAATTTTATTCCAATTTCTGAAATAAAGAAAATTAAAAGTAATGAAGAAGCTTCAACTATTGCAATGGTTTATGATAAAAGAGAAACTAAAAAAGCTATAGTACTTGAATGTGAAGATCCATCAGGTAGAATAAAATTTGTTGCGCCTAGAACAAATGAGGATGTATATCTTAAATGTGAAAAAATTTTAATAGATCAAGTAATAGGATTAAAAATAAAACATGTAAATAATCTTTTTATTATTCAAGATGTAATTCAACCCGATATTCCTATTATTAATAAAGGTAGGGAAGAAATGGAATTTCCAGAATTATATGTAGTATTAATATCAGATCTTCATATTGGAAATGAAAAATTTGATGAAACAGCTTTTATGAATTTTCTAAAATGGCTTAAAGAAGATGATGAAGGTAAGCTTGTTAAATATTTAATAATTTGTGGAGATTTAATAGATGGTGTAGGAATATACCCAAACCAGGAAAAGGAATTAAAATATAAATCTATTGATCTACAATTAGAAAAGGCACTTCAACTTCTTTCAAATATTCCAAATTATATTAATGTAATAATTATACCTGGAAATCATGATCCTGTAAGAAAAGCTTTGCCTCAACCAGCATACCCCAAAAAATATATTGAAAAATTTTCAGAAAAAAGAAATTTCATTTTTCTTGGAAATCCATCAGAAATAGCTTTACATAAAAGGAGGTTTTTACTATATCATGGTCAAAGCTTTGATGATTTTATTCAATATATTCCTGGATTAACATATAGTACTTTAAAAGAAAATATCGATAAACTTCTTGAAGTAATACCATTAACTAGGCATTTAGCACCTGTATATGGAGGAGCTGCTTTAACATTGCCTTTACAAGAAGATTTGCTTGTTTTAGAAACTATTCCAGATATATTACATGTTGGGCACATTCATGTTGCAGGTATAAAAAAATATAGAGGATTAACGATTGTTAATTCAGGAACATTTCAAAAGCAAACTCATTATCAAAAAGGTATGGGGTTAGATCCAACTCCTCCTTCTATTGCTCTTTTAAATCTTCGGGATTTATCCATAGAAAT
- a CDS encoding orc1/cdc6 family replication initiation protein, giving the protein MKNNNNAKKENNKNNTFQWNLRGPGDPLEELISKKLELPSIFINREVLRADYLPSRLPHRAEHIKKLGETLLPIFRGSRPSNIFIYGKTGTGKTAVLKYVFNRFSEEASKRGLPLYFTYVNCRITGTEYRVLASLCEAIGLKIPFTGLATAEVFNRFKTALYNHNISLVIGLDEIDALVKNYGDDLLYELTRINEISSNIQLSLVCVSNDLMFKELLDPRVLSSLSEEELVFHPYTALELRDILSERVPLAFKPGVVSEEIINLCAALAAAEHGDARKALDLLRVAGEVAERNGSPIIKETHIRLAQGIIERGRIFEALTTMPLHSKIVLLSVVILKKSNVDVITSGSVYNLYKDLCNKLSLGPLTFRRVSGLLSELDMMGFLKCKIVNFGRYGRTKSINLNIPIDEICSIFKNDDSLSFLLESEIKIKKETLV; this is encoded by the coding sequence ATGAAAAATAACAATAATGCTAAAAAAGAAAATAATAAAAATAATACATTTCAATGGAATTTAAGGGGTCCTGGTGACCCTCTTGAAGAACTTATTTCTAAAAAACTTGAATTACCGAGTATTTTTATTAATCGTGAAGTATTAAGAGCTGATTATCTCCCCTCCCGATTACCACATAGAGCTGAACATATTAAAAAATTAGGAGAAACACTTTTACCTATTTTTAGAGGCTCTAGACCCTCTAATATATTCATTTATGGAAAAACTGGAACTGGGAAGACAGCTGTTTTAAAATATGTTTTTAATCGTTTTTCAGAAGAAGCTTCAAAACGTGGCCTTCCTTTATATTTTACTTATGTTAATTGTAGAATAACTGGAACTGAGTATAGAGTCTTAGCTTCTTTATGTGAAGCTATTGGCCTAAAAATTCCCTTCACAGGTTTAGCTACTGCTGAAGTTTTTAATCGCTTTAAAACCGCTCTTTATAATCATAATATATCTTTAGTAATAGGTTTAGATGAAATTGATGCATTAGTTAAAAATTATGGCGATGATCTTTTATATGAATTGACTCGTATAAATGAAATTTCTTCAAATATTCAACTTTCTCTTGTATGTGTTTCTAATGATTTAATGTTTAAAGAATTATTAGATCCTAGAGTCTTAAGTAGTTTAAGTGAAGAAGAACTTGTTTTTCATCCATATACTGCTCTTGAATTAAGAGACATTTTAAGTGAACGTGTTCCTTTAGCTTTTAAACCTGGGGTAGTCTCAGAAGAAATTATTAATTTATGTGCTGCTTTAGCAGCTGCTGAACATGGTGATGCTAGAAAAGCTTTAGATTTATTAAGAGTTGCAGGTGAAGTTGCTGAAAGAAATGGTTCTCCTATTATTAAAGAAACACATATAAGACTAGCTCAAGGTATTATTGAGCGTGGTAGAATTTTTGAAGCTTTAACAACAATGCCTCTTCATTCAAAAATTGTGTTGCTTTCAGTAGTAATTCTCAAAAAAAGTAATGTTGATGTAATTACTTCAGGAAGTGTTTATAATTTATATAAAGATCTTTGCAATAAACTTAGCTTAGGTCCTTTAACTTTTAGAAGAGTTAGTGGTTTATTATCTGAACTTGATATGATGGGTTTTCTTAAATGTAAAATAGTTAATTTTGGAAGATATGGAAGAACAAAATCTATAAACCTTAATATCCCTATTGACGAAATATGCTCTATTTTTAAAAATGATGATTCCCTCTCTTTTCTTCTTGAAAGTGAAATTAAGATTAAGAAAGAAACATTAGTATAA